One stretch of Oncorhynchus keta strain PuntledgeMale-10-30-2019 chromosome 16, Oket_V2, whole genome shotgun sequence DNA includes these proteins:
- the LOC118395349 gene encoding secreted frizzled-related protein 2-like, with product MNYNILSIIWAITLPACMAIHGLYNFGQPELFYKKNNCKPIPANLVLCHDIEYTEMRLPNLLGHETMNEVLQQASSWIPLVQKQCHPDTRKFLCSLFAPVCLDDMDEPIQPCRSLCESVKHGCAPVMSAFGFPWPDMLDCERFPPDNDLCIPPAGIDHFMPVTKEVPRVCDACKEKEENDNEIVDNLCKNDFALKIKVKEISYMNGDTKIVPETKSKTIYKLSGVTERDLRKTVLWLKDGLQCVCDEMNDINASYLVMGQKMDGHLVITSLKRWQRGQREFKRISRSIRKLQC from the exons ATGAATTACAACATTCTGTCCATAATATGGGCGATAACATTACCTGCGTGCATGGCAATCCACGGATTATACAATTTCGGTCAACCCGAGTTATTCTACAAAAAGAATAACTGCAAGCCCATCCCGGCCAATCTTGTCCTGTGCCATGACATCGAATACACCGAGATGCGTCTCCCGAACCTTCTCGGGCACGAGACAATGAACGAGGTTTTGCAGCAAGCCTCTTCGTGGATTCCACTGGTCCAGAAGCAGTGTCACCCCGACACGAGGAAGTTTCTTTGCTCTCTCTTTGCACCGGTCTGTCTGGACGATATGGACGAGCCTATCCAGCCGTGCAGGTCGTTGTGTGAGAGCGTCAAACACGGTTGCGCACCAGTGATGTCCGCGTTCGGGTTCCCGTGGCCAGATATGCTTGACTGCGAGCGCTTCCCGCCCGACAATGACCTGTGTATCCCTCCAGCGGGCATCGATCATTTCATGCCAGTCACCAAAGAAG TGCCCAGAGTGTGTGACGCCTGCAAGGAAAAGGAGGAAAACGACAATGAAATAGTTGACAACCTGTGCAAAAATGACTTCG CCCTGAAGATCAAGGTAAAGGAGATCTCCTACATGAACGGCGACACCAAGATCGTGCCCGAGACCAAGAGCAAGACCATCTACAAGCTGAGCGGCGTGACTGAGCGCGACCTGCGCAAGACGGTGCTCTGGCTCAAGGATGGCCTGCAGTGCGTGTGCGACGAGATGAACGACATCAACGCCTCCTACCTGGTCATGGGCCAGAAGATGGATGGCCACCTGGTGATCACCTCGCTCAAGCGCTGGCAGCGGGGCCAGCGTGAGTTCAAGAGGATCTCGCGCAGCATCCGCAAGCTGCAGTGCTAA